AATGTTCACTCTCTTCTGTGCTCACGTGCCCCTTCTTGagacactttctcacacacaagCTTGCTCGCTCGCTTGCATGCCTACCTCCTCTTTTTGCATGTGTTCTTACGTGCTTTCATTTTCTCAGTCCCGCACCATCTTGTGTGCTCGCAACTGCCCTCTGTGCAAGGTGTTCTGCACACTTGTGTGCTCCATTGACACTTCTTCACAGCTGTGCTTGTATCTGTTCGGCAGGCTGAGTACTCAGGATGACCTGGAACCTGAGGTGGCAGAACTACTTGTGGACTACACTGTACAAACTTCTTTATCTATGTGAGTATTCTTTCGTTTCTGCTCAGAGATCCCAGGCGGGGCTGCCGAGAAACTGAGCCAGGGCaaggctgccgcccccccccccccccccaggatcaccccTACCCCTCAATCGCTACTtttgtcgcctccctctcctgctcccaggccgcctgCACCGCAGTTCCCACCTACCcaccctctgctcccttctgtctgccatccgaccccctttatttaaatttaaaaataaatctctaaagcagcagatcacctcggccttccctcactgtgtcccgactcccgccctcgcggaaattggaagttacatcagaggcaggagggcaggagtcgggacacagtgagggaaggcccgcccgaggcgatctACCGCTTTCGCAGAGAAGGTGCTGCGCTGCTGTTttagagagattttttttaatgcaggggtcggacgacagacagaagggagctgagggttgccaggtggagatgggactgcggcgccagcagcctgggagcaggacagGGCAAGAGACTCTGGCGGCCCTGATCCCAGGCACAGTGTTGAGACAGGATAGGAAATCAGTATTATGTGTGCTGGATGTAAAAATGTGTGGATCCAGTTGGAAGAGTGAATACTGATAATGAAACACTGCAGTGAAGGGCGGTGGTGTGAGTGAAGTCTGGGAGAGGGTGAATCCTGGCACACTGCAGTAATGACTGTGGCATGAGTGGAAATTGGGAGAGCGTCAGTTACTCTGCCTGTTTTTCCTAATGTtgagtttttttttgctttgagcAGTAAAACCTCGTGGCTGTCGACTCATTTCAGTGGGACGGTGATGGGAGAATCTGCCATGAAGACAGTGTCAGATATTGGGAGCCCTGTGGAGTTTGTTTTCATGGTAAGGGTAGACGGAAGAAAGGCGATCCCATCTGCTCCGGATGTGGGTCCCAGGCACATGGCATGATAACCCATGGTCCGCTTTCCCATCTTTTTCTAGGTGGAAAACAATGGGGATCCCTTGGAGATGGTGGGGATTCTAGTCCTGGAATTCACCTGGCCATATGAAGTAGCGAATGGCAAGTGGCTTCTCTATCTGACTGAGATTGTGGTTGACACGGATGTAAGAGAACTCTGTGTCCCACCTGGAGACGTCGTCAACGAGTTAAACTTAACGGTGAGTGGTGCTTCTTGGTTTCTCCCAGTATCTGCTGGATGATTCATGTTTGGTATGTCCAGTGCTGAGCTTCCTTTTGAACCTAACGGTGGAGGATTTAGCCTGGCCGAGTTGGTCAAAGTTGAATTGTCTTTGAACTTCACCCAAACCAAAGTCAGTGAGTCATTTCTTCCTTGGCGTGGATGTGAAATTTCTCTTCATTTTCATGTGATGCTGTTGGGCATGTTGGTGAATCTACCTGCTTCCCAGGGCCAGTGTTCGGCACCATAGGCAAAGCTTTAGCCCTGCACCCTCATCCCCCAGTTATCTTTCAGGCATTTAAGCTCCCTCTCCTCCTTTCAAGGTACTGATAATTAAATATTTGAAGATGGTTATTTGCTGATGGTTATTTGAGTTGTTGGGATTGATCGTTttggtgacgaaaatgatatcAGGATTGTACCaggagacatatgagaagagacttgaagacctgaatatgtatattgTGGCGAGGGTTTCTGTGCCTGTGAACTGTATTGTTTTGCTGCTGATATGTGTTTTTCCTGGTTAGCCAGCAGATGGCGATTGTAGTTTTAAAAGCTGTACCAGAAGtgacagggttttttttccttttcctgccTAACTATGAGGTAATTTatcagtctcagtttggaagaagagagaggtgtggtagctgtgttagtccacttttagaggtaatcaatagaaatcaaacaaaataaaacatggaaaagaaaataagatgatacctttttttattggacataacttaatacatttcttgatttcttgacatctgcaaatttaattacctcactagttacttccatctctaggtcatttataaatatgttaaaaagcagcggtcccagcacagacccctgagggaccccactaactacccttctccatcgagaatactgaccattcaaccctactctttgcgtcctatctttcaaccagttcttaatccatagtaataccctacctccgatcccatgactctccagtttcctcaggagtctttcatgaggcactttgtcaaacgccttttgaaaatccagatacacagtatccaccagctccccattgtccacatgtttgttcacctcctcaaaaaaatgcagtagattggtgaggcaagacttcctttcactaaatccgtgctgactttgtctcatccgcccatgtttttgtacgttctctgtaattttattcttgataatagcctctactattttgcccggtaccgacgtcagactcaccggtctataatttcccggatctcctctggaaccctttttaaaaattggcgtaacattggctaccctccagtcttccggtaccacactcgattttagggatagattgcatattactactactacttgacatttctaaaacgctactagggttacgcagcgctgtacaatttaacatagaaggacagtccctgctcaaagagcttacaatctaaaggacaagtgaacagtcagtcaagtaggggcagacagattggggcagtctagatttcctgaagggtataaaggttaggtgccgaaagcaacattgaagaggtgggctttgagcaaggatctgaagatgggtagggagggggcctggcgtaagggctcaggaagtttattccaagcatagggtgaggcgaggcagaatgggcggagcctggagttggcggtggtggagaagggtacagagagtagggatttgtcctgtgagcggaggctctacaagttcatttttcagttctattaatactctgggatgaataccatcaggtcctggcgatttactactcttcagtttgcagaactgacccattacatcctccaagtttacagagaattagtttagtttctccgactcgcccgcttcaaatacgctttccggcaccggtgtccctcccaaatcctcctcagtgaagaccaaagcaaagaattcatttaatttctccactacggcttgatcttccctgatcgcccctttaacaccattttcgtccagcagcccaaccgattctttagccggtttcctgtttttaatgtatctaaaaaaaagtttACTATATATTTTTGCTTCTAACACtaacttttttcaaagtccttttttgccctccttatctccgctttgcatttggcttggcattccttatgttttatcttgttaccttcagtcggttctcttctccactttctgaaggattgttttttggttctaatgacttcctttaccttactgtttagccatgccggctgacgtttggtcttttttcccctttttctaatacgcggaatatatttgtcctgtatctccaggatggtgtttttaaacagcatccacgcctgatgcaagttttttaccctgcgagctgcacctttcagtctttttttcaccatttttctcattttgtcgtagttATCTTTTCTAAAGCTAAACGCtattgtatttgatttcctaagttcacttacttcaatgccaatatcaaaactggtcatattatgatcactgttatcaagcggccctcgcaccgttacccccccgcaccagatcatgagcgcCAGtaattaagtctagtatttttccttctcgtgtgggctcctgaaccagctgttccatgaagctgtccttgatttcatcaagaaatttcacctccctagcatgtaccgatgttacattaacccagtctatatgtggataattgaaatcacccattaatattaatTGCTCAATTTATtcacttccctaatttcctttgacattgctgcgtccgtccgctcgtcctggccaggcggatggtagtacactcctatcactgtccttttccccttttcacgtggaatttcaatccacaaagattccaataggggttttgtctcctgcaatatttgcagcctatccaagtcaaggttctcatttacatacccACCCTATCGCTATGATATAATTCGTAGCccagtatgactgtgtcccattggttatcctccttccaccaggtctcagagatgccaataatatccaatttttcattgtgtgcaatgtactccagctctcctatcttatgtctcaggctcctggcatttgcatatagacatttcgaTGCATGCTTGTTGTTCCGTTTTATattacgtttaatacatggcattattaatgtgttatcttctgtctggtcattattcattttatttaaggCCATCTGATCTACTACGATTTCTTTGTTGTTCTTACTTACAAGTAACCTTTTCTTCCCTgtctgggtgatatcctcaaaagataccttatcccgaaccatgcgcttttgagcgactgtcagccttcccccccgtttctagtttaaaagctgctctatttcctttttaaaagttgacgccagcagcctggccccaccctggttaaggtgaagcccatcagatcaGACTAGCCTCTcctttccccagaatgctgaccagttcctgacATATCTATGTGAAATATTGGAAATTCCAGAGGTAAACCTACCACTTTTTAGCCAGGTGTATTGTGTTCCACAGAAGGAATCAGCTCAACAGGGGAAAAAAGAGTCTTTGAATTTGACTGCTTTTCTggagacctccaaaactgaacaagcaGAAGCAGCCACTTCAGTGGCTACTTTAACATTGATTcctgataagcaatggcttttacGATTATTCTTTAAGCACCGGGATAAACTATTCCTGGGCCAAAGAATAAgtctatttcctgatgtttcaaaAGAAACCCAAAAGACGTAAACAATTTTTGTAATTTAAATCAGCTGTCTTGCAACTTGGAGGAGTATTTTTTTTGAGGTTCCCATGTAAGTGCATTATTCGGTTGAACTCATTTAAATATGTTTTCATGGACCCTTCACAATTGTCATCTTTTATTGCTTCGAGAAGAACTGAAGGAGTTTAATTTAATGTTTATTTCTGTCCATATCTGTGTTTGACTAACTTtgatgattcttttttttttccttaaaattcCTGCTATCAACATCTTGGATCCAGTAAagagtggacttgagtgttggaAACTAAATTTATTACCTTTGTTACAATTattctgcagcccccctttacctctccgctctcatctctccctacattcctccccgtgaactccgctcactggacaaatctctcttgtcgtcctccttctcctccaccgctaactccaggcttcgtcccttttctctcgcggcaccttatgactggaatggacttcctggacttatacgtctagctccatctctacctgttttcaaatccatgctgaaaacccaccttttcactgctgcttttggctcctagcctctactcatttgccctcccttgttccttcctcccttctcacccattacttccctcacccgtaacagtctcgtctgtctgtattatttagattgtaagcttttttgagcagggactgtctctttgtatcaggtgttcagcgctgcgtgcgtctggtagcgctatacaaatgctaataataataatctttatTATTGTAAATTTATTGTAATGTTTACCACACTATGCTTAATCAAGAATATATCTTGAAATGTTTGTAtaaatttgaaattaaaaaaaaaaaagaattaaaaagtgTGTGGGGTAAACAGAAAAGTCTCTaaatataccgtattttttggactataagacgcacttttttccccccaaatttgggaggaaaatggggggtgcgtcttatagtccgaaggtagacttcttcctactcacgcgatcttccctggtggtctagtgatgtcagggcaggaaagagccccctctttcctgcccagcgcgctgctctccatcctcctgtatgcagcctgacggtctcggcgagattcaaaatgggcgccgagacttcaattctcggcggccattttgaatctcgccgagaccgtcaggcagcaatgcatacaggaggatggagagcagcgcgctgggcaggaaagagggggctctttcctgccccgacgtcactagaccaccagggaagatcgcgtgagtagggagaagtggtgacagggccggggggagggcgggattcggacaagacgcaccggagcacctaggttttagagttggaaaaaaggaaaaaaaaatttttcctatttccctcctctaaaacctaggtgcgtcttatagtccgaaaaatacggtacctaACACATCAACAGCTATAAGTTCATTCATGATACGCAAGAGTGGTGcttagatagggttaccatacgtccggatttccccggacatgtcctctttttgagggcatgtccggggcgtccggcggattttgcccccgcccacgtttgtccggatttctggacaaacgtgggcgcgggtgcgggcaggcgcgtgcatgcggtgggcgtgtgggcgggcgatcggcgcgtggtctcccgtcccctcccctccccttccttaccatgttccctggtggtctagtgacgtcttcggggcaggaaagagccccctctttcctgcccggagcgctgcctcccctgtctatcatccttctcggtctggctggggattcaaaatggctgccgagagttgaactctcgcgaggccgcttcaactctcggtggccattttgaatccccagccataccgaggaggatgcagcaggcaagggcaggcagcgctccgggcaggaaagagggggctctttcctgccccgaagagaagacgctactagaccaccagggctagacagtaagtgggggggggtatgtgatgggggggaggggactatgtgacggggggggggggggaataggggcggaacccggacctgaagggggcgtggcaggggcgtggcatggggcgggggcggggtaggggggcgtggcatgtgtcctctttttcagaggacacaaaatggtaaccctatgcttaGACAACAGCTCCAGCAATGGGGAAGTGAAACCAATGCCGGatggacttctactgtctgtgtcgCGTACGTGGGAAGAcagataaggatgggctggagtgggcttcagtgGCAACTCAAGTGCAGGgaggttttctttttaaaaaatttttttttatggtcCGAGCCCTGAAACTGTTaaggacagatcaggatcaagtatgcatatttttTTATGCCACGTTCATCTCGTATGCTATGAATGCAGGTCCTTTATATCTCAGTAGGGGAAGGAAAGACATTGTAAAGTGGAACTTAGCAAGTAAAATGCCGTAATACTTTTGGATTGTTGGTTCAATAACGATTTGATAATGAGtgtaactgttgggcagactggatggaccatgcaggtctctctctgccgtcatttactatgttactacaactGAGCTGCTTTTAATCTGGCCTTGTGCTTTCCACCATCTTCCCCCACCACCTGAGTACACTGCTGTTCTTTGGATTTGATTTGGAGAGTTCTGGCAGTGTCCTACATGTCGTGTCTTCTCTGTTAAAGCTTTCGAATCAGATGCAGTCGCGGAAGAGGCGGGAGCTGGAAGCCAACACCCAGGCCCAAGAAGTGGTGACTCTGGCAGCAACCAAGCGAGCTCGGTCCGAAACCTCCCTGGTAAGTAAAATGGACCTGTGACACCTACCCCGGCAATTCTGAATGAGAGTTTGATTGTGGAGTAGAAGCTGTAGACACGGGTGGTTTTGGGGGAAAAGTACTGGTGGTGGAATTTCCAGAATGTTCCTTCTCCAGTTCTTTGCCCACAGGAAGTGAAAATAGAAATGTGGGTCTTCGTGAGGGTTTTTGGGGTACTGGACAGACCTAtgtcaagatttaaaaaaaatctttgctcACCAGAGCTGCTTCCAGAGGACTGCGCGCTGTGTCCAATTCAGCTGCCCACTGCGGAACCTGAGGAAGACGGCCACAGTGACAGTACGGGCCCATGTCTGGAACAGTACTTTCCTGGAGGTAACAAAATACTGCAGTGTgttaacaccctcatcgtccccgtctcatctgcccgcaacctcggtgtcatcttcgactcctccctctccttctctgcgcatatccagcagatagccaagacctgtcgcttcttcctctataacattagcaaaattcgccccttcctctctgagcacaccacctgaactctcatccactttctcatcacctctcgccttgactactgcaacctactcctcaccggcctcctacttagccatctatccccccttcagtccgttcagaactctgctgcacgtcttatcttccgcctaaaccgatatactcatatcacccctcttctcaagtcacttcactggcttccgatcagataccgcattcaattcaagcttctccttcttacctacaaatgcactcgatctgcagcccctccttacctctctaccctcatctccccttacgtccctacccgtaacctccgctctgaagacaaatccctcctttcattacccttctccaccaccgccaactccaggctccggcctttctgcctcgcctcaccccatgcttggaacaaactccctgagcccatacgccaggccccctccctacccatcttcaaatcattgctcaaagcccacctcttcaatgtcgccttcgccacctaaccactacacctctactcaggaaatctagactgccccaacttgacatttcgtcctttagactgtaagctcctttgagcagggactgtccttctttgttaatttgtacagcgctgcgtaaccctagtagcgctctagaaatgttaagtagtagtagtagttaacacaAGAGCTTGGTGTTCCCTATTCCTGAGAGGCTAAGGACCACAGGGCCCTATAGCCAACATGTCTTACTACTGAGAGGTCAAGATCTCCCCATACTCAGCATGCTCTGTAGTGACCTGCAGCATTGAGTCTCCATATCCAACATGTGTTATTGCTAGCAGACTGAGGACTACAGGCTTCCCATACCCAGCATGCCCTGCAGTGAACTGGCGTTCCTTACCCCTGATAGGCCAAGCAGCATGGAGTCCCCATATCCAGTATGTGTTATTGCTAGCAGACTGAGGACTACAGGCTTCCCATATCCAGCGTGTCTGCCTGTTGGCACTGAGAGTTGCAGGAACTCCCCTGTCCCGTTTGCTGTGATAATTGCTACTCTGTATACTCTATGATACTAAGGATAGatgttttctctgtcctttctgcattctgcctttctctcccacaggactTCAGCAGTTTTGATCGGGTAAAAGTGGATGGGGAAGCAACGTTGTACCTGCAGACAGACCTTCCCAGCATTCACATGAAGAATCACACGGTGCAGGTGAGTCCTGGTGCCTCCTTGGCTTCATCCCACGAACATTTATTCTTTATTTGGACTTatctcacacctttctcagtcgtagctaggggaaaatccactgcttatttctgggataagcatcataaaatgatgcttatcccaggtgtttgtgatctggattggccactgttggaaacaggatgctgggcttgatggacctttggtctgtcccagtgtgggaaTACTTACGTACGTATGtaggatgagttacattcaggtgcactgggtattttcctgtccctgaggGTTAATGGTCTGTTTGTACCTCAGGTGATGAAggattaaatgatttgcccaagatcacaaggagcagcagctggATTTGAACCCAGCTTCCCTGGTTGCTCTAACCATGTGTAGCATCTTCAGACTCCCCAAGGCTGGAGTGTAGGTTGACATTGGTGTGGTTTGTAACAAGTAGTTGGGAGTTCACGGCTGTTGAAtgctccaacagcatctgtcaggGTCTGCCACTGAGTGGGGCTTTGAAAGCTGTATCTCtcacccctccctttcctcccccagGGTTAGCTAGCATTCTTGTGTTTAATTTCTGATACCCCTCGCTGCTTGTACTTGAGTGAGCGCCCGATGGGCACTGCATCCTGTTGCCTTCTCTGAAGTGCCTCCTGCTGGGAGAGGCAGGAATTGGAAGAGTGTACGGGCCCTACAATGAGCTTGTTTTGCAACACCTCCAGCAGCATCTGTgggcttccccctccaccccccccccccccaaaaaaaaatctcttctgaAAAACCAGAACTCCTTCCCGTTTCCAACAGCGCCTACTGTTGGGACATGCTGAAACTACCAGAGCGCTGTTCCATatattcagtgtttttttttgagggggtacttggaggtattgacagtggcgttcctaggggcgctgacacccggggcggatcgctgatgcgccccgccccccgggtgcagcgccccccccccccccccggcgaaataaccccccgggtgcagcgcccccccccccccggcgaaagaacccccccccccgggtgcacgccgctgggggggggggggggggggtgtgccgcgcgcctgtcggctcctcgtttccatgctccctctgccccggaacaggaagtaacctgttccagggcagagggagcatgaaaacgaagagccgacaggcgcgcagcacccccccagcggcgtgcaccagggggggaccgcccccaccgccccccccccttggtatgccactgggtattgagtaccggcatcttttccattgtctgctaaaattgacccacagtCCCCATGTTTtgatgaaagaactcaggcttcGCACGACAATTCTGtctcgtcatagattctgtgactggttgcagggagcctggctgttgtggggtgggtccctcagtgatcaccccatccctgaagtgggggctgccatttgagtaccggcaccttttttgctagaaaaaaaaaagcactgcatgtaTTCATGTGGTAATTCTTTGGACAGTTTGTGTGTCACATGGGAGATTTTTAGTCAGataaaattttgtttttgtttttttcccctccgTCTCTTCCATGGCTAGTTCTTTGTAAATATTGATTCGGACTTGACTGAGGAGCAGCCGACCGAGATCGAGCTATGGGTGATTATTGTAGCAGTCTTGGCGGGGGTGCTGCTACTGAGTTTCATTATCCTGCTGTTGTGGAAGGTAAGAGCAACTCCAGCTTCCCCACTTTCCACCCCTGCAGACCATGCGGAAACCTTTCTATGGTAAAGGAGAGGGTCGTTAGAAGAAATCTTTCCAGGCCTGATGTAATGTGCCAGTGTACAGAGTCCCCTATAGTGGGGCTGAAGGTGTGGGGGGTTAATGCAGGGGGCTCTTTCCAGGCTGAGGATGCAGATGCTTAGGTCAGGGGTCAGCGCTGTAAGGTTTGTAGCTCTGGGCTAGATCATGTAAAAGCTGACCTTGCACACGGTTCACCTTGACCCGTGCTGTGTTACCTGAAGGTCTGAAATATCTCCGTACCAGAGCCTCTCCCCAGTCCTGCAGCCTGAATCCTGGCTGGCATCATCTGCTTCCTTACTGGAGTCAcagcccccatccccctccccctccccctccccagcttgGCCTTGACTGGTATCACCTGCTTCCTTGTAGTGCGGGTTTTTCAAGCGAGCGAGCACACGAGCTATGTATGAGGCTAAAGGTCAAAAGGCCGAGATGAAGATCCAGCCGTCTGAAACGGAGCGGCTAACAGAGGACTACTAGCCAAGGGCTGAGCCCGCTGGGGGCCTGCTCCCTCCTCTGGGTAATGAAATGGAAGGGGGATCCTTACTGTCTTAACACTTTCCCTGTTTCTTCCTGTCCTGTCACGTCTTCTTCGAGGAGCTGGATTGTCTCGCTGTCTAACTGAACACGTTCCTGTTCCAGCGTCTTGAGTCTCCTGTTTCTGTTTTTCAACCATGGCTTTGCTCCCGCTTTGAGCTGCTCCAGCTTTAGCTTTGAACAGAACAGGCCACGCCTATCCAAACAAGAAACCGGTAGCTCCGCCTTTGCAGACCAAACAAAACTGAGTGAGCCCAGAGCAAAAGCTGGAGTGACTTAAACCACTGTGGAACACGAGTCTTAAAATATTCCTTTCAGCTGGTGAGGTGGGGGCGGAAATATTTGTCTCCTTTGCTGTCTGCTGTTCTGTCCAAAGTGGTGGTACCTCTTAGGGACTTAATGGTGAATCTTTGCATCGATGCTGGAGAGACTTGTACTGCTgcctctgttttttcttttctttccctgtCGTCTccgtctcttccctccctccttaccACAATTTGCTGTACAGGTTCAGTAATCTCTGTTATTTCTTCTtggtttccttcccccccccccccccccccctcaattcctCATCCAGTGCGGCTTCTTTAAGCGAACGAATTACTACAGGCTGATGCCAAAGTACCACGCAGTCCAAATCCATCGGGAGGAGCGCTACAAACGTCATGACAGCCTTGTGCCacggaagcccaagaagcactgGGTAAccaactggcaagatcccacgaAATACTAGCTCCActgatgcccttctttttccatgtcttggaaaggtgatggtggtggttctGCATCGCTGTGCGGAGAGTCCCAGGACCACCGGCCTGACTAGTAGAGAATTCTTTTACGCTCTCTTTTAACCAAAAGCAACATGACCCTCTCGGAGACTTAAAAATTGTATAAACCTGTGTGAAAATGCAGCAAGGACCAGCCAGGGAATGAAAgactgtcccatctctctccccttcaatacGCAGTGCATTGTGCACGTGTGACTGTCATTTGCATGTGTGTGCACTTCCTTGTGCATGCTTCTGGAGTCTCAAATGAATACACAGGTACTTGTACAGACACTACTGGGCACACACACATCTCTATTGAGTCCGCTAAGCTGGTGCACACTCACACTGTCATGGACTCCCGTCGTGTGGGATGCTCTTGACGGTTCCCTCATCTTGGCTGATCCTGCATGCACGAATGGGCCCTTTTCTATGCACAAGCACACACATGCTTCATTCCCTATGTCATTTGTCAATCTCGTGCTCTCTGCTTTGCTTGCAGGTCCCGTGCAGTGCATGGCTCATCTCACAAGCACCGCTGTATGTTTTGTGCCCAACACATACGTGCATGCCTGCTCACTGTGCTTGGTCTCCCCTCTCTCTGCTTTTGCACACCCATATGGACAGGGGCCTTCGTTCTCACTATTTGCTCCCGACCAAAATTGTTACTTCAGCGTGAAAGGTTCAAGAAGCTCCCATGCACAGTCTTCACGCCAGCTTGCCATTATCTGGTTCTCATGCATTGTGCCTTTCACCTTGCTTTGCAACTTC
The sequence above is drawn from the Microcaecilia unicolor unplaced genomic scaffold, aMicUni1.1, whole genome shotgun sequence genome and encodes:
- the LOC115459342 gene encoding integrin alpha-3-like, translated to MHLNPREWVNGTQVLQYNPDVKKVHLRVKVTNIPTASWNGEDAHEALLNITVPPILLFSSVRPTGACTFDGTVLCELGNPFRKNETKVLVLTFEASGISLHTRGVTTMLQLSTLSTQDDLEPEVAELLVDYTVQTSLSIKTSWLSTHFSGTVMGESAMKTVSDIGSPVEFVFMVENNGDPLEMVGILVLEFTWPYEVANGKWLLYLTEIVVDTDVRELCVPPGDVVNELNLTLSNQMQSRKRRELEANTQAQEVVTLAATKRARSETSLSCFQRTARCVQFSCPLRNLRKTATVTVRAHVWNSTFLEDFSSFDRVKVDGEATLYLQTDLPSIHMKNHTVQFFVNIDSDLTEEQPTEIELWVIIVAVLAGVLLLSFIILLLWKCGFFKRASTRAMYEAKGQKAEMKIQPSETERLTEDY